Proteins encoded within one genomic window of Candidatus Palauibacter australiensis:
- a CDS encoding RNA polymerase sigma factor, whose translation MLSDREILELVEGARQGERGARERLAGALRPLVCRWALVMTGDPDDAEDVAQAVLMKTLSAIGSFDGRSRVTSWVYRITRNASLDHQREKRQEQRLAESRAPGLEDPLDDIEMKRTLRLIRTLVTELPMMQREVFDLVDLQGLRPGEAARLLEMNPNTLRVHLLRARRRMRKEMLARPVDRGTEGKR comes from the coding sequence ATGCTCTCCGACCGAGAGATCCTGGAACTGGTCGAAGGGGCCAGGCAGGGAGAGCGAGGGGCGCGCGAGAGGCTGGCGGGCGCCCTCCGTCCCCTGGTATGCCGGTGGGCCCTGGTCATGACCGGCGATCCGGATGACGCGGAGGATGTCGCGCAGGCCGTCCTGATGAAGACGCTGAGTGCGATCGGGAGCTTCGATGGTCGCTCCCGGGTGACGAGTTGGGTGTACCGGATCACGCGGAACGCCAGCCTGGATCACCAGCGCGAGAAGCGGCAGGAACAGCGGCTGGCCGAGTCGCGGGCTCCCGGGTTGGAGGATCCGCTGGATGACATCGAGATGAAGCGTACTCTGCGCCTGATTCGAACGCTTGTGACGGAACTGCCCATGATGCAGCGGGAAGTCTTCGACCTGGTGGACCTGCAGGGGCTGAGACCCGGAGAGGCGGCGCGGCTGCTGGAGATGAACCCGAACACGCTTCGGGTCCACCTGCTGCGCGCGCGGCGCCGGATGCGGAAGGAGATGTTGGCGCGACCCGTGGATAGGGGAACCGAGGGGAAACGATGA